From Bombus vancouverensis nearcticus unplaced genomic scaffold, iyBomVanc1_principal scaffold0043, whole genome shotgun sequence, a single genomic window includes:
- the LOC143304611 gene encoding uncharacterized protein LOC143304611, translated as MAPPQEERVRQLLRKREGFRQELEAFRTLLNNHEEGTPVHAIQRNLQDLEGEFASFKKSQCELDDRDEGQTLKDRVDLQQKFYTIAGQASAILEKANKQAEPTTTNLATKPSDMSWPEPVDLPRIQLPTFSGAYEDWPGFADQFRSTVHDNPRIDDCKRLMYLRSCLKHGAALAIASLSNAAANYAVAWEILERRYNRPAKIVERHLQEIFDAASSARIAHRDLQSYTTKLEAHYKALAAIGQPTADALLLHLCTANLDRETDSIWKEKIRSTPFPTFPDFLQFLNDRCQVIEPARTTRPPRGQAFVTSRSPPLCPICHGPHKIWRCNTFRTKTIDERILAAEEISACTNCLLPGHKLQHCTSGSCRICDQRHHTLLHRSDAPMSKQTPPTTPPSTRKAPSYHPNNSLSNSQRQNRQ; from the coding sequence ATGGCTCCCCCTCAGGAAGAACGCGTCCGGCAATTGCTGCGGAAACGCGAAGGATTCAGACAAGAATTAGAAGCGTTTCGCACATTGCTCAACAATCACGAGGAAGGGACACCCGTGCATGCTATTCAGCGTAATTTGCAAGACTTAGAGGGAGAGTTTGCATCGTTCAAAAAGAGCCAATGCGAATTAGACGACAGAGACGAGGGTCAAACACTGAAGGACCGGGTTGACCTACAACAGAAGTTCTACACCATCGCCGGACAGGCGTCCGCCATCCTTGAGAAGGCAAACAAGCAAGCAGAACCAACCACCACAAATCTTGCAACAAAGCCATCGGACATGTCATGGCCGGAACCCGTCGATTTGCCTAGAATTCAGCTACCCACCTTTTCTGGAGCCTACGAAGATTGGCCGGGGTTCGCGGATCAATTTCGCTCCACGGTCCACGATAACCCCCGCATAGACGACTGCAAGCGACTGATGTATCTCCGTTCTTGCCTAAAGCATGGGGCAGCTCTAGCGATCGCGTCATTAAGCAATGCGGCAGCTAACTACGCAGTCGCCTGGGAAATATTAGAACGACGGTATAACAGACCAGCCAAAATTGTCGAGAGACACTTGCAGGAGATATTTGACGCAGCCTCCTCAGCACGGATAGCACATCGCGATTTGCAGTCCTACACGACCAAGTTGGAAGCTCATTACAAAGCCTTGGCCGCCATCGGACAACCAACCGCAGATGCCCTGCTTTTGCACCTATGTACCGCCAACCTTGATCGGGAAACCGATTCAATATGGAAGGAAAAGATCAGGTCCACACCATTCCCCACGTTCCCGGACTTCTTGCAATTCTTGAACGATCGCTGTCAGGTCATAGAACCTGCAAGAACGACACGCCCACCACGAGGGCAGGCATTTGTCACGTCACGATCACCGCCACTCTGTCCAATCTGCCATGGACCACACAAAATTTGGCGCTGCAACACCTTTAGGACGAAGACGATCGACGAACGGATTCTAGCCGCCGAGGAAATCTCAGCGTGTACGAATTGCCTGCTACCAGGACACAAATTGCAACACTGCACCTCTGGCTCTTGCCGCATATGTGATCAACGCCATCACACGCTCCTACATCGATCAGACGCGCCAATGAGCAAGCAGACGCCTCCCACCACGCCCCCAAGCACAAGGAAAGCTCCGTCATACCATCCAAACAATTCATTATCCAACTCTCAACGACAAAACAGACAATGA
- the LOC117164556 gene encoding uncharacterized protein LOC117164556 — protein sequence MAMKRLASLQQQFRRNQQFETAYRAVIQEYLDLGHMTKVASRHEPENDYYLPHHGVVKDSSTSTKLRVVFDRSAPSTTGVSLNDTLYTGPKLQEDLFDILLRFRSHQYVLTGDVEKMYRQFLVRPADRRFQQILWRNSDGELETYQINTVTFGLSAAPYLAIRCLRQLASDEGHRFPRASSVLLRDFYVDDALTGADTIDEALSIRTELTELLQLAGLKIRKWASNNRTLLNGLSDQDINQKLQLGESQPLKTLGVFWKSSDDSLIYSVDAKADIPRVTKRSISSVIARIYDPLGLLAPVIVRAKILLQRVWAVKVEWDESLPSDLHSEWDRYYSQLPLLNDIAFPRKAIIDSTTEIEMHGFCDASEKAYGACVYLRTVNPDGRVRTQLLTAKSKVAPLKSQTIPRLELSGAVLLTSLMATIQQALSHSITRMVYWTDSAIVLHWLTTSPHTLKTFVANRVSEIQRKTSIGSWRHVPTHDNPADLISRGQTPEEFLRPTIWQHGPEWLQQSEDSWPTWTPIPQTELLEQKTATCLSAAPADCSLLERYSSWPKLIRIVARCLRWRQKQNRMTPLTATELHIAHDKLIILLQGIHFPEEIRTLRMNRNAALTRKLTRLNPFIDHKGILRVGGRLRHSSMTFGQKHPILLPKAFITARIIEHTHQIHLHSGTQATLYAVRQRYWPVDGRSQVWRTIKNCVRCCRAHPPSVEYIMGDLPEARVTESRPFANVGVDYCGPFYIKETRDRNRRQVKVYVAIFVCLAVKAVHIELVGDLTSETFIAALRRFIARRGFCSTIHSDNGTNFVGAKNDLRELYDLLHSDDHHSKVQAFLADKHIEWRFIPPQSPHFGGLWEAAVKSFKHHFRRVAGHELLTFEQFNTLIIEIEAVLNSRPLTPISTDPKDLLVLTPGHFLIGESLMSVRERDFRDTPSNRLSRWQHIQKMKQHFWERWHKEYLNQLNNRSKWTKGGHNLHEGAIVLLREDNVPSTCWPLGRVVKVHPGADGVIRTATVQTSSNLLDRGVKRLVPLPFQSDPEAPGQSLTSKEAEHTPIEPTGRI from the coding sequence ATGGCGATGAAACGACTCGCCTCTCTCCAGCAGCAATTCAGACGAAATCAACAGTTCGAAACAGCGTATCGGGCGGTCATTCAGGAGTACCTGGACTTGGGCCACATGACCAAGGTTGCATCACGCCACGAACCGGAGAACGACTATTACTTGCCACACCACGGCGTCGTTAAGGACTCGAGCACATCCACAAAACTTCGCGTTGTGTTTGACAGATCCGCACCCAGTACCACCGGCGTCTCGTTGAACGACACCCTTTATACAGGTCCGAAGCTGCAAGAGGATTTGTTCGATATCCTCTTGCGATTCCGATCTCACCAGTACGTCCTCACCGGCGATGTCGAGAAGATGTACCGACAATTCCTCGTGCGTCCGGCCGATCGAAGATTTCAGCAAATTTTATGGCGCAATTCCGACGGCGAGCTGGAAACATATCAGATCAACACCGTCACGTTCGGACTGTCTGCAGCACCCTATCTAGCCATCCGGTGTCTCAGACAATTGGCAAGCGACGAAGGGCACCGATTCCCGCGAGCTTCATCGGTATTGTTACGGGACTTTtacgtcgacgacgctctcaCCGGAGCGGATACGATAGACGAAGCGCTGTCAATCCGCACAGAACTCACCGAACTCCTCCAACTGGCAGGTTTAAAAATCAGAAAATGGGCGTCCAACAACCGGACACTACTCAACGGACTATCTGACCAGGACATAAATCAGAAGCTACAGCTGGGCGAGTCTCAACCCTTAAAAACACTTGGGGTCTTCTGGAAGTCCTCCGATGATTCACTCATTTATTCGGTTGACGCCAAGGCAGACATTCCCCGCGTTACGAAGCGATCGATCAGCTCCGTAATCGCTCgaatctacgatcctctggggcTGCTCGCGCCAGTGATCGTCCGCGCGAAAATCCTGCTTCAGCGAGTCTGGGCAGTGAAGGTCGAGTGGGACGAATCTCTCCCATCAGATCTCCATTCAGAGTGGGACAGGTATTATTCTCAATTGCCACTCTTGAACGATATTGCATTCCCACGCAAGGCGATCATTGACTCCACAACTGAGATCGAAATGCACGGCTTTTGCGACGCCAGCGAGAAGGCCTACGGCGCATGCGTCTATCTCCGAACCGTTAATCCGGACGGCCGCGTACGGACCCAGCTGCTAACCGCGAAGTCGAAGGTAGCCCCGCTAAAATCCCAAACCATTCCGCGGCTCGAGCTGAGCGGAGCCGTCCTTCTTACGTCCCTGATGGCTACCATACAGCAAGCCTTATCACACAGCATCACTCGTATGGTCTATTGGACCGACTCCGCCATCGTTCTCCACTGGCTAACCACGTCACCCCACACACTCAAGACGTTTGTCGCCAACAGGGTCTCCGAGATCCAAAGAAAAACCAGCATCGGCAGTTGGCGTCATGTCCCCACCCACGACAATCCCGCGGATCTAATCTCGCGAGGCCAAACACCCGAAGAATTTCTCCGCCCGACCATTTGGCAGCATGGTCCAGAATGGCTCCAACAATCGGAAGATTCCTGGCCGACCTGGACCCCAATACCACAAACGGAGTTGTTAGAACAAAAAACGGCAACTTGTCTATCCGCGGCTCCCGCCGATTGCAGCCTGTTGGAACGGTACTCCTCCTGGCCTAAGCTAATTCGGATCGTCGCTCGTTGCCTCCGTTGGAGGCAGAAACAGAACCGAATGACACCCTTGACCGCAACGGAATTACACATCGCTCACGACAAATTAATCATATTGTTACAAGGCATCCATTTCCCCGAGGAAATCCGTACGCTCCGCATGAACCGGAACGCAGCGTTAACAAGGAAACTCACGCGACTCAATCCTTTCATTGACCATAAAGGAATCCTGCGAGTCGGGGGTCGACTCAGGCATTCGTCGATGACTTTCGGTCAAAAACACCCAATATTGCTACCCAAAGCATTCATCACAGCTCGGATTATCGAGCATACACACCAGATTCACCTGCACTCCGGGACACAGGCTACGTTGTACGCTGTCAGACAACGATATTGGCCCGTCGACGGCCGAAGTCAAGTCTGGCGCACGATCAAGAACTGCGTCCGCTGCTGCCGCGCCCATCCACCGTCAGTAGAATACATAATGGGTGATTTGCCGGAAGCGCGAGTGACAGAGTCTCGACCATTCGCGAATGTCGGCGTGGACTATTGTGGACCCTTCTACATAAAGGAGACAAGAGATCGTAACCGCCGACAGGTCAAGGTGTACGTTGCGATCTTCGTATGCCTAGCCGTGAAGGCGGTACACATCGAGCTCGTTGGCGATCTCACGAGCGAAACCTTTATCGCCGCTCTTCGTAGATTCATCGCTCGGCGAGGGTTTTGCTCGACAATCCATTCGGACAATGGTACAAATTTCGTCGGGGCAAAGAACGACTTACGGGAACTGTATGACCTTCTACACTCGGACGATCACCACTCAAAGGTGCAAGCATTCCTCGCAGACAAACACATAGAATGGCGCTTCATACCCCCTCAGTCTCCACACTTCGGGGGACTATGGGAGGCAGCGGTGAAATCCTTTAAGCATCACTTCAGACGCGTCGCAGGTCATGAATTGCTCACTTTCGAGCAATTCAATACACTGATCATAGAGATCGAAGCCGTCCTCAACTCCCGACCATTAACACCCATATCCACGGATCCCAAGGATCTCCTCGTCCTCACTCCTGGTCACTTCCTCATCGGTGAATCACTAATGAGTGTGCGTGagcgagatttcagggacactCCCTCCAACCGACTCTccagatggcagcatatccaaaaGATGAAACAGCATTTTTGGGAACGCTGGCACAAGGAGTACCTCAACCAATTAAACAACCGCAGCAAATGGACCAAGGGTGGACATAACCTACACGAAGGTGCAATCGTCCtgctcagagaagacaacgttCCCTCGACGTGCTGGCCCTTGGGACGGGTAGTCAAGGTCCATCCCGGAGCCGATGGCGTAATCCGAACAGCGACTGTGCAGACTTCATCGAACCTCCTGGACCGCGGCGTCAAGCGGCTGGTCCCCCTGCCATTCCAATCAGATCCAGAAGCGCCCGGACAATCGCTGACCTCGAAGGAGGCAGAGCACACCCCCATCGAACCCACAGGCAGAATTTga